A stretch of Gorilla gorilla gorilla isolate KB3781 chromosome 9, NHGRI_mGorGor1-v2.1_pri, whole genome shotgun sequence DNA encodes these proteins:
- the TMEM225 gene encoding transmembrane protein 225 isoform X1, which yields MVHVSNSSIQGMNILFSSWAVVLTVMGITLDKWVELISEDERAKMNHSPWMMCCPAFWPEGDLKVVRIMMMSSLGLSFLLNLILGMKFTYLIPQNKYIQLFTTILGFFSGIFLLWALILYHNKLKQGQSMHFSSYRITWIMYTAYLNVFFLSVCGILSLLECKLSTSSCTCLNIHKSDNECKESENSIEDISLPERTAMPRSIVRAHTVNSLNKKVQTHRVTWAL from the exons ATGGTGCATGTTTCAAATAGCAGTATCCAGGGTATGAACATACTTTTCTCCTCCTGGGCCGTAGTCTTAACAGTGATGGGAATCACCTTAGATAAATGGGTTGAATTGATTTCAGAAGATGAAAGAGCCAAGATGAACCACAGTCCATGGATGATGTGTTGCCCTGCTTTTTGGCCAGAAG GTGACCTGAAAGTGGTCAGGATTATGATGATGTCGAGCCTTGGCCTTTCCTTCCTACTTAACTTAATCCTGGGTATGAAATTCACCTATCTGAttcctcaaaataaatatatacaactcttCACTACCATCCTCGGTTTCTTCTCAG GTATCTTTCTGCTCTGGGCACTCATACTATATCACAATAAGCTGAAGCAAGGTCAATCCATGCACTTCTCTAGTTATAGGATCACCTGGATCATGTATACTGCTTacttaaatgttttcttcttgtcTGTCTGTG GAATCCTCTCTCTCCTAGAGTGCAAGTTGTCTACCAGTAGCTGTACCTGCCTGAACATCCATAAATCTGACAACGAATGTAAGGAATCTGAGAATTCTATCGAAGATATTTCATTACCAGAACGCACTGCAATGCCTCGTAGCATTGTCCGTGCACACACTGTGAATTCCCTAAACAAAAAAGTCCAAACACATCGCGTAACCTGGGCTCTGTGA
- the TMEM225 gene encoding transmembrane protein 225 isoform X2: MVHVSNSSIQGMNILFSSWAVVLTVMGITLDKWVELISEDERAKMNHSPWMMCCPAFWPEGDLKVVRIMMMSSLGLSFLLNLILGMKFTYLIPQNKYIQLFTTILGFFSGILSLLECKLSTSSCTCLNIHKSDNECKESENSIEDISLPERTAMPRSIVRAHTVNSLNKKVQTHRVTWAL, from the exons ATGGTGCATGTTTCAAATAGCAGTATCCAGGGTATGAACATACTTTTCTCCTCCTGGGCCGTAGTCTTAACAGTGATGGGAATCACCTTAGATAAATGGGTTGAATTGATTTCAGAAGATGAAAGAGCCAAGATGAACCACAGTCCATGGATGATGTGTTGCCCTGCTTTTTGGCCAGAAG GTGACCTGAAAGTGGTCAGGATTATGATGATGTCGAGCCTTGGCCTTTCCTTCCTACTTAACTTAATCCTGGGTATGAAATTCACCTATCTGAttcctcaaaataaatatatacaactcttCACTACCATCCTCGGTTTCTTCTCAG GAATCCTCTCTCTCCTAGAGTGCAAGTTGTCTACCAGTAGCTGTACCTGCCTGAACATCCATAAATCTGACAACGAATGTAAGGAATCTGAGAATTCTATCGAAGATATTTCATTACCAGAACGCACTGCAATGCCTCGTAGCATTGTCCGTGCACACACTGTGAATTCCCTAAACAAAAAAGTCCAAACACATCGCGTAACCTGGGCTCTGTGA
- the TMEM225 gene encoding transmembrane protein 225 isoform X3 produces MVHVSNSSIQGDLKVVRIMMMSSLGLSFLLNLILGMKFTYLIPQNKYIQLFTTILGFFSGIFLLWALILYHNKLKQGQSMHFSSYRITWIMYTAYLNVFFLSVCGILSLLECKLSTSSCTCLNIHKSDNECKESENSIEDISLPERTAMPRSIVRAHTVNSLNKKVQTHRVTWAL; encoded by the exons ATGGTGCATGTTTCAAATAGCAGTATCCAGG GTGACCTGAAAGTGGTCAGGATTATGATGATGTCGAGCCTTGGCCTTTCCTTCCTACTTAACTTAATCCTGGGTATGAAATTCACCTATCTGAttcctcaaaataaatatatacaactcttCACTACCATCCTCGGTTTCTTCTCAG GTATCTTTCTGCTCTGGGCACTCATACTATATCACAATAAGCTGAAGCAAGGTCAATCCATGCACTTCTCTAGTTATAGGATCACCTGGATCATGTATACTGCTTacttaaatgttttcttcttgtcTGTCTGTG GAATCCTCTCTCTCCTAGAGTGCAAGTTGTCTACCAGTAGCTGTACCTGCCTGAACATCCATAAATCTGACAACGAATGTAAGGAATCTGAGAATTCTATCGAAGATATTTCATTACCAGAACGCACTGCAATGCCTCGTAGCATTGTCCGTGCACACACTGTGAATTCCCTAAACAAAAAAGTCCAAACACATCGCGTAACCTGGGCTCTGTGA